CAGCTTTGCACATCGTCTCTACTTCTGCCCAACCCACCGGATCTCCGTCTCCGACCCTGGCTAGCTCTGCATGTCTATGCTTCTGCCCAGCCCACTGAATCTCGTCTCTGGTCCAACCCAaccgaagaaagaagaaaaagaaacatagggaaaaggaaaggaaaaatcaGAAGAAAATATTTAGATTTTattgttttgatttaatttatttgtatctgttaagttttatttaaaagtttaacatttatttaaattttaagattttttaggggcatttaatttttaaattagcTTTTAAGAtcttattaaaatttttaattaactcAAATTTAGATAAAATATAAATTGTAAATAAATTAAAGcactttttaaaaaattttaaactgactttttaaattttaaaatattattttaattttagtgTCTTGTCAATATTGTATTAAGAATATTAGATGTAATTTAACATTAGTTATTAGTTTTATGTTCCAGTAAGGTGCATAATTTAAAATGAATTATTAATATCACGAATTATGTATAGGTATGATTTGAATTGGTCATATTGCTAGGTaataaaaatgttatttattatatttaatattaagataattattattgtatgtatatatattttctaaaagtatgaaaaaaaaatactataactTGTTACAATGTAAAATTTATTGGTAATTATATCTATttacacttgaggtaaaattttGTAGGACAGTATGAGAGTTATTGTAATATAGAAACACTTTATGCAGGTTAATTCTTTATGCATGTTTTAGTGTAATATTgctatatatgtatgtatgtatgaatGCATACATCTTACAACAAGGAGGTAGCTCACTCTGAATTTCGTTTTAAGTGGAGGGActacaccattaaaggttggcttttatgtaatttcagaaaacagaaatggattatgaaattttacaaaatagaagtgtgttttttttttattattattattaaaaaggaaaagaaaagaaaaacgtACCACCTTCCGGAATCCTCCACGTCTATTCCAGACTCAACTAggtttttccttctcttttcacAGCTAAAAGGACGAACAATCCAGAAATTAAGCCCAACAAACATCATCCGTATCTATATGTACAATCCATCAACCTCTACCTTTACTCCATCCACATAACATCAATCAAAGATACAACTCTCGCTCATACATACTATTACTcaacctctctctttctctcgcgCTTCCCAATTTTCCCTCGTTTTCTCACAATCCAAACAAACACCCCAATCAATATTAAAATGGCCAAACTCCCCATTGCACTTCTGATCGTCTTAATCATCACCGTCCAATCTAGTACTGCCTTAGTTCCCTACACGGGATCGCTTTGGGACGCAATGGTGAACAACATTCCCTCCGAAGACCCTTTCAGAATCCTCGAACACACACCGTTTTCCATTCCTAAAGCTTCAGAGCCCTTGGCGTTGGCACGTGCGGACTGGAAGGAGACGGCGACTGAGCACGTGATCGCGGTAGACGTTCCGGGGATGAAGAAGGAGGACGTGAAGATTGAGGTGGAGGAGAACAGAGTGCTGAGAGTCAGCGGCGAGATGAAGGCGGAGGAGGAACGAGAGGGCGACAAGTGGCACCGGTCGGAAAGGATCAGTGGAAAGTTCTGGAGACGGTTCCGGTTGCCGGAGAATGCAGATTTGGATGCGATCAAGGCGAAACTTGAGAATGGAGTTTTGAAAGTTACAGTCCCCAAACTGgccgaggagaagaagaagaagcagtCCAAGGTTATTGATATTGTTGAAACCAGGGATGAGCTGTGAAGCAGCGTTATCAGTTACAGACCAAATTGGTGTGGCTTTTCATCTGAATAGTATTACTATTACATGACTGCTTTATATATTAATATGTGCTTGCGAATTTCACTTATATGTACGAGTATTAAACTCAGATGAggcttattatatataaatatatatgtgtgtgtgtgtaataTGTATGTACTAGTGTGTTTTATTTAGTTTATGTGATCTTCTTTCTTTGTTCTCACATTTTATCCTTCTATTGTTTACGATACACTTTTACAATTTTATTGTCATTTAGGCTATATGATTTTTACCAAGGGAATAATATTTGAAACGAAAAAAAAAGAATTCATTaaactttattagaaaaataacaaTTGAAATGATCACATTTTATTGAACAATTCAAAATACGATAAGTTCTATTTTTGTTACAATAACGGTGTTTCATGAAATCTTATATGGGAAAGAAAACAAATAGCTATTTTGtttgtagattttttttatttatttttttgcatTGGATAAAAGATTCAATCTTGTACCACTCCATTATGCTTATTACCACTAGaaaattattgttttatgtgGTGTTATGAATTATCTTCAAACTTTGTTAGAAGAAAGtcgaattattattattattttatagtgTCTAAAATAGGatatgtttttaataaaaaaatatcagaTGTGTTTTTGTGTTGAATGGAAACAATTTAATCAGcactatttatatataaaaatttataagCATATTAATAATACTTTTaaattatatgtaatattaaaaaaaatagtaagattAACCtcttcaaattattttttttttacaaaaaaaaagaacaaaagaaaAATTAGATCTTAATTATTCTAAATCTAAAATACACAAAGGACAAACAAAAGATGACTTTCAAAAGGATCAAATGTTAGGATGAATCACGGGATCATATTTTCCTAATAAAAGTCGTTATCATAATGACGTTGGATACACCATTGTGGAGTATGTACACTAGAAGATCGAAATAGAGCTCATTCACATGAGGCACCTAGGCCGGTATATCTTTGTAGAGATCAACCAAGGTAGAAGCATCGCCTAGAATCTTCTCGTGCACTAGGAGTAGCGGCCATGATAATAATTTTTTGGAGAACTTAGATAAAGCAGGGACTCGAGGAAAGGACGAGACTGCTATGCAAGAGAAATGAGGAGCctgttagaaataatatagtggagaaaaacaaaatatacattaatatatttaattgaataaCAGAAATAAAAAACAGTACAATAGAAAGAATGAACCAAAGCCGAGGCACGTCaaacacgctttccttaaagcagatttgcaCCCTCTACATGAACGGTGCTAGAGAattcgtgagcaaccacttcccaggatacaacagCTATCAAGCAGGAAGAATGCACCACTGCATCTGCTTAGGCGAACTCGAAATAAACCTTCCCTCTATCACCAGAAATtaccactacaccaaatacccatttccataacacacaaatataatactaataaaaaagtgttatgctagAGTAATATATTGGGCCACTTTatgaaaaaagggcggtaataatTCCACCATCCCGCCacacttagctttttttttttttttcatttgtgagaCCTGAAAATATGTGAGACCCGAGAGACCCAATTCATTCCCTTCAATTCTTTCTCCTTTTTCCTCatcattctctctcctctctctcggatctctttctcccaccagacccGTCGAAGCTTCGACCACGCGGGCCCAAGCCCTCACACGACACCAGAGGTGAACGACAACACCGGAGGCcagctcttcttctcctcttccctgTGTGCGGCCAAGCCTTCTTCTTCCCTGCGTGAGACCAGCTAGCTCCGACCGGTTCAGCAACGACAGTTTCGGTCTATGAACATTGAGGCATTGCCTTGTGGTAAATTGCAGGTGACCTAGGATTACCTTTTCTATTAGTAGTTTTCTTTTtattccaaattttggtgtttaATGATTCTATTTTAATCGATTTGGTTTGTGATTTTAATTGTGAAGGTATTTCCTTGTGCTCGAAATGTGGGGAACTTGGGTAGggataagaggaagaagaggtgatGAAGGGGAATACGAAGAAGGGCCTACTGAAATTATCTGGCAAGGAAATGAAATCATTTTCAAGAAGAAAAGGATCAGGGTCTCGAAGAAAAACAGTCAACTAGATGACTTAAGTAGAAAAGAGGTCTGGATATGAATATCAAGTTTGGGTTTCATTTGTGTATATATCTCCCTGTGAAGTGCTTTCTCATGTGGTTCGGCCAAGATTTAAACACTCAATCTTATTATTTTCGTTTTGCAGGATGTTGATAGGCCCACCTAATCCTCTTGCACCAGAATCTGAAACTTTTGCTAAGTATAGAAACTCATTGATGTCAGGACAACAATTGATTGAGAGTGTTGCCGAACAAGTACCAAATTTCGGAACTGGACTGGTATTTCTCCTATACTGTGTATCATGTCTCTCCAACACTATTTGTTATCAAGTTCTCCTCCATTAGGTTCCATGAAAAATGTTTAGTCTCTTCCAATTACATTAATTTGAGAGTGGGATCTGTTATTAGTCTGTCTTATATGTTTTGAGTTTATCTATGTGTTCAACTCATTTTGTGTTTGCTGGtatcactacaccaaatatcTTTTTATTTGTATTTGGACTTGAAATGTTTTTAATTTTAGGTCTCATTTGGATTGTGTTTCCTCTTAATATGGACATTTATTTGACTTGTAAACTTGGGTCTAGGGAAATGCAGATAAGTAATGTTGTCATCATTAAATAATACTTAAGTCTATTCTTTGATTAGTTTTGGATTAGTTGACTCTCTTATACCCAATATTAAGAACAATGCACTTCAGGCGTACTGCTAAAAGAactcttattatatatatttttatttgtacCATATTTGTCGTTGTGGTATGTATGCATTATCTCTTATTAGGTCCATTATTATTGGcttctacactgttggagagcaaagttattgggcttggctttgtattctcttttcttatttgtAGCTTTAGTATGAATCAAGGAGTTGTAATGGTTTGGTAtttgtttgttttttaaaaatatgagACCAATCACAGCTGGTTGCAAGGTATTTATGCGATTTTTCAGTCACTACACCAAGTGACCAGAAAATCAGAAATGATTGTCCTTTTAGCTTTCGGGAATAATACATACTTGTTGTACATATCTTGTATTTGGCATTTTACTAGGTTAAAATTGATGTCACTAATACTTGTCCTATTTTTCTAGTTAGTGAACTTcttattttaaagatatttagcACATCCATCCTGAAATGTAACAATTATAGAATAACTATCTATTTTATTGAGCAGGTTCCGAAGGCCCAAGTTGTTGGTGTTAAAAGTTTGTGCTTTTCCCCAAATTTCCAAATGGTTTAAAGGTTCTTTCTTTGATTCTGTATCTTAATATATTGTTCTATATTATGACATAATATAATTGGTTTGTCTTTAACAGTCTCCAATAGGAGATGAAGTTTCAATAAGAATGGTTTAGTGCCCCCAATCCGGTTTCTCAAGGTCAAATTCCCTGGTCTTGTAAGTCAACATACCTCTATAATTTTTTAGGCTAATGAGTTCTTATGAATATTGTTTATTGTTTTTAATAATAGATAATTTTTTAGTTGTTTCATCTTTCTTTAGTCCAAGTAATCTATAGTGATTACTTTCTTTTTTTATAGTTCAGGGTATTTCTTTTTTTAATACTTTCTTTTGTCAAACATCTTACTTGCCTAGATGTCACGTTaagtattatttatttctttaattatttttattgttacactaAATAAAGAGAAGTTAAGTTTTTAGTTTTACAAAAACATTTACTTTTTCCCTTTGGCTACTGAAGTAATATGATAATTTGcaaacctctttttttttttctctatggaATACTAAATTGTAGAAAATGACagcttaactgtctattttgcagATTGATGTAGGCATTGGTTCTTCATCATTTGTAAGAGGTGTCATTGACCTTGTCTTGGGATATGTCACAAGCTTGGTGATTGACCTGGCTATTTCGATAGAGGTTTGTGCCTTGATACTAAGGGATATGTTTTTTGTTTATCAACTAGCATTTCATCATTTTGTGTGGTCTGTCTAGTTGTACTTCCTTATTGCTTATAGGAAAGCCAGACTTATTGCTTTATAAAAAGATTAGTTTTATGGTTGAAGTTAATTTACAATATCCATCTTGGTTCACAATTTTGTAACTGTAGGTTGAAGTGCCTGGGGGCCAAGGGAAGCCATCCAAAATTGTTGACAAGGATGAAGGTCTAGAAAAGGTATGCACTTCTAATAGAAATATAATTTACTTTAGAAAATTTGTTCTTTTGACAGTAAATTACATAAATtaatgttgtaattttttttttcacaatgcAAAAATCAAAATTAGAGTCAGTTCAGAATCCATATTTCTTCTCTAGTTGTGAATGTTTCTTGCTTGCTCATTTGGAAAGCAGTTTTGTTCCATAATTAGAAGTTTCTACCGGTGCAATTTATTGGCTTGATTGCTTCTAGGGTACTAGGATTTTCTGAggtccattttaaaaaaaaatatatatggatATGGATTATCTTGATACTAAATGGTATATACTAAATTTTGTGAACTTGTATAATTATTAATTGTTTactgagattttcggaaactatactaatgaatattagctaagactaatgatatggagTTGAGAGGATTAACACAggagttttacgtggttggggcgttaataagcctgagtccacgagtcagttgtattagagcttggaaagccttttacaatggagtttctctctaggttttgacagagtaactgtatacaagtcgaagagagatccctttttccagtgttctattgcccgtatttataggctcatgggaacactgggtctgggccgggtatgacccgggcccatcagagatatggatattATTGGCCTCtttggtggaagcccaatataaaagataaaacatacataaattccagaccaattaaggcccaataaggtggcccaagaactatatttcgcctgACAAAATGGTGcctttggtctggacacttcgagttacgaggtagattcaggggacaagaccagtcagagtacttggaaGTGTAGATCTGAAACAAcgacgtgcaatcccgaggtggccttttctgcgggtgaaaagtagggacaacatccacgcggagtggggcggcttcagggtcctggacacTTTTCCCACCAACCGGGGACGACGTGATCcgagttcgtttacctttgtccctcttcatttaccacaggctcagaccgttaccaggctccgggaccagGCACATATACCGCCGGGGGGTCCGAGTTGTTTGCATATCTCCTGGATGACTGTCCCAGAAAACCATACCGGACCCCCGTCTTGCCCAGAATTGCACTAGGCCCGTACCCCCTTGGATATTCTTGTACCAAGAGGCCTTGAATGCCCTGACCATGGGTCTGGACGGTCATTCCGGGGccacgcaggaaatggggataacatttatcCCCCAAGCCTTTGCCTAGGCCCGCCAGGAGGAGGCTTGTATTGCTCTCGGACGCTCGCAcggttgccttcccagttcctgcttggGATCGTGGGTCCGTGACAGAGGGCAGTGATGCTGGCCGTATGCTGGGCCTGGACCATTTACCAGTGTCCGGGTACATTTACCTTAGTCCCGCTTCGTGGCAAGGGTACACGTGTCACCAGGTGATTGCTGCATGGATGGGTCTCAACCTCGAAAGGTCGCCTAGACATCTCAAGGgttgctaggcctaggctagCGTGTCAGCACAGATCGCGAAGCGTCCTATCCGAACGGGGGTCCATCATTAATACTTTCGggttgaggtggaccgtaggatggggcgacctttggcatccgcccctcctggaccgttagatctgagatggcgaggatccagcCTGAGAGGGCTCATAAATGAACCTGCACGATTCTGGACCGTTCGATGGGGAGACACCTGTCTGTTGGATTGGAGGCTAGGAGTCAGTCCTTTATAAATACCCCGCAGATGCTCATTTGACGTTTTTACGCTCTCGAGCCATCTTAAGCATTGATCAGCTTTGCATGTCTGACATCGCCGGTGACATCCACCATCGTTGGCTAACTCTACGCCGTCACCTGTTCCCTACGGCCCCAGCGTCTGCCCGTTTGCCTGAGAACTCGCCTGGTGTCTATCCTATCGATGAGCTGCTAAACCGGCTGCACCATTTCAAGAACGAAGTTCTACCGTTCTTGCTGTCGGAAAGCCACCATCTTCTACGAccaacaactcacagtaagtccttctgaccttcttgatgaatatgtgaACTTAGGATGTTCTTTTAATTCACATGTTTAGGCTGCTAGAATCTGATTGCATTTAAgagttgttaggaaggccgcctggttcaGGTTGCTCCGTATtcggatgcttcccggacagagGGCGGGGCCTTAGTAGCTCTTTTTCCTTTCCCGATCAGGGTCTCGTGGCTCTTCGGTGATCCCAGACCCGATCCgaaggggctccaagcagtccttaggagacccctcgtaccttaaccgactttcttgggtttaggtactgactgcttggctttctttctttgttcccagatcgtcaactATGGCCACGGGCGTCACACTCCATTCCGaggaagaggtcaatagggcccctgtcgtcATTCCTGGGTCCCGGACACCCAAGGGCAACAGGTGAGAAATGGACATGGCGCCCAACCTGTTTCGGAATTACCAGATGATCTTGCTCCTGGAGCAGcgtctgggcatcgaatcaactcccGGACTCTTTCACAACCGCATGGCCAGGATTGAAGAGCGGGCGCACACGTCCGTGGAGGGATTCAGGGCCTGGAGCgccggccacatcagcgcgggagccacGCTCCCGCTTCACGACTATTTCGTGTGGTTCTTGACGTACGTGGGAATCGCGACGCTTTAGCTCCTGCCGCAAGCGTATCGGCTGCTCGCGGGATGGCGAGTGTTCTGCATCGCGTAGCCGACTCCTGCGgaaatcttgtacttctacaagatggagccgcaggtcaacgtcaaggatAAGACCTTGGACAgcttctacagactgaagccACGAGGTAGCTACCCCGCTCCCACCAGCTCCTAGAAGCATCTCCCGGACGTccatcattattggtttatgacgtctgggttcctcgtggagaagaaccctgcactgctgctggacttccagcgagtgggtaagtgcttccccgatccattttctctatgttttcattctctttttctccACTTCTTATCATGCTCTTCCGGGTGGCAGGACCTTTCGCTTAAACTCCCCTCACCAAGTTCAtcatggaaaggaggaggttttacTCCAGGCTGAGCGCGGAGGATCTGGACGTAGGTGGCTACGTTATGGATGACAATctccgactggtcgggatgctcgcggccacccaaacCATCCTCATCCCGAACCTCCGGGGCATCGCCTACGAAAAGAACATTGTCGTTCGGGAACAAATGGCCTTGGACCACATCGCGGAAGTGGAGAGGGCGGCGCGAGCTGACGCAGCCCAGTGGAAGAAAGACCAGGCCCAGACCGAGGCAGCTTCTtcggaagagctggaggagctctttgAGGACGCCCTGCCGAACAtggggactcccggggctagtgtaTCGGGGCAAGGTAACTCCCCTCTaatcttgacttatgctccccaagttggggacttagctagggataggctagtactccGAGGCCCCGCATTCGGGGCTGACGGGGAGGCGAGACCTTCGACTCCCGTCCCCGTAGGCTTGAAGGTCCTTATGTTTTtatccgggttccttcagtacgggaACTTCCTGAACTCAGACGACATGGGGGACCGAGTCCATTCCTTTGCTTTAGAGGAGTTGAGTCGCGCCCCGGGCacagatgagggttcgtcccgggtcgtTATTAGATTggatatttatt
The genomic region above belongs to Humulus lupulus chromosome 1, drHumLupu1.1, whole genome shotgun sequence and contains:
- the LOC133822856 gene encoding 22.7 kDa class IV heat shock protein-like, producing the protein MAKLPIALLIVLIITVQSSTALVPYTGSLWDAMVNNIPSEDPFRILEHTPFSIPKASEPLALARADWKETATEHVIAVDVPGMKKEDVKIEVEENRVLRVSGEMKAEEEREGDKWHRSERISGKFWRRFRLPENADLDAIKAKLENGVLKVTVPKLAEEKKKKQSKVIDIVETRDEL